The following DNA comes from Erigeron canadensis isolate Cc75 chromosome 3, C_canadensis_v1, whole genome shotgun sequence.
AAATAATTATGGGATTATCTGTTATTCATGTTATATTTGAGCTTTAATAATTTGAATGTTGCTCTATCAATTGTGTTGCTCAAATGgatattatttgtttttgtagCAAAATTCTACTACAATGCACCTTGGGAATATTATTAAAGAGACAAAAGGTatggtttttttcttcttattacatgtattgtttattttaataagcttatttttaaaacattacaaGCTAAGtcttatagattatagattcaTGATAATCAACTACTAACTTTAAAATTggttctattttttaaaatttgaaaaagtttaagGTGTGTTTAGTTGGGaaaaacatttcttgttttctatttttgttttataagaaaACATGAGAAACAAAAAATGCGTTCAAATCATAGTTTTGCAAAAATGTTTTCCATGAGATCAATAAACACtgttttttctcctttttatgaaaatttagaaaataattttttatcgTTTTACACTTTTCGTtttccattttttaaattttgaaagtctcattgtttttcattttttctagttttgaacgcgttttcaaaatattcttttgttttttaggaATGAAaaacttcttttattttctagaaaattgaaaatagaaaactaaaaaatgtttaACGTGCCcttatgttttcattttcttataaacaactaattacttttttatattgatTGCAATCctaagattataaaaaaaacttatttaaaacttgaattagtttaattttgatTCCTGCTTATTCTTATACAAGGAATGCATTGAACTATTGaagtatctatatatgtatgttaatCATTAACCTCTTTGGTTCATTCTTATTTGATACTTGATAGAACAATATCAATATCTGTGACTTAGACAAAATATgatatattcaagaaaaaaaaaaaagaacagtgTAAGGGAGTAAAACATTCAATAGTAGAAAAGGGAGTTAAAAGTTCAAAATGGAATGACTAATGTAAATTCATATATCTTAAATTCTTAATCTAGcgatttacccaaaaaaaattcatatagcTTGCTAACCGACTATCCTTGTATTATTGAATCTTAAAtcgtattttttttcttttccaacaACACTTAGCTATGATCAAAGTAGTCATGTTTAAACGATTAATTAAATATCTGAtagttcattatttatttataataattattaatattttattacgtGTGTTTTGATTGATAGATCAAAATCTAATCATGGACTTTGATATGTTCACAGATGgaagaacaaaaatttttagccAAAGTTGTTCCAAAACGCAAATTCCTTTTCAATTACGTAAATTCTACCTCGGCGCGCTATATGTATATTGATTTTGACTCGGCTTAATATTCACCATTGATCATCATTTGTAATCTTCAGTTTAAAGTCATATTAGAAAATCAAGGTTTCTTCATGTTTTAATTTTCTATCTTCATACGGAGTAAATAActttagatttatttatttatttgttttttacatTAGCTTATAATTTAGTTGATCGAGACTTTAATCATCAAGACTTAGAGGGGAATATCCTCTCTCTACattataactaaattaatatcaaagtgtataaaactattttaatgCATTCTTATTTTTGTATGAATCCTTATATTTGTGTATCCAATATAAGACTTTTAAGTGTATGTAGATACtaattttatgattaaaaataatataaatcatCTTCCAAAGACTACTATATTATGGAATAAAACTTTATTTGTAGAATTTCTTACGTAGTTATTTTGATCCAAATAAtgcattacacaacataaataTTCGTATATAATAGCTTACGTTCTGAGACCCCAAACTCAATATTGAATGTACGTTGTTTGGCAACTCTTAAAACTCCTACCTGTTTGTTTATTACAGATTATCGTATAGTATTTAAAGGGATCTCAGAAGCAATAAAGCAAAAACCTGAAGTTTTAAAGGGACCACTAGCGGATGTGCTTTCAAAGCGGTCTCTCACTTGGGGCTCAGTGTCTACGTCATTGCTACTTGTATATGAACAAACTGTTAAATCTAGAAAGGAAAGACCAGAAGAAATTTCATTTGATGATTTAGTAGGTCTAAAAGATGCCAAGGCTGACGTGAAATTGGTAATTTGACACTTTTTCAGTGACCTTGACTCTTAACTTGTAGATTAATtaactcatacaatttttatgtaGATTTTGGAAACACTCAAAGGGGATCGTCAATTCGTAGAATTTGGAGAAAAATCACCCGGGGGGGTTTTGATTTGTGGTCCAGAAGGCACAGGAAAGGAAACATTGGCCAATGCTATTGCATACGAAGCCAATGTTCCATTTTTCAATGTTTCAGCTGAAGAAATTACAAGGGATGGTGCAACTAAGGGAATTGCAACAATAATAAGTCTATTCTTGGTGGCAAGAATTTACCCGCGATGTTTAATCTATATTAAGGATATAGATGCTATCGATGGAAAGCAAACAACTAGTAAACCTGGTCCGATTTTATTGCAGGTAAACATAACAAgcatatgcacatatatatatatatataggggaggtGAGAGATTGTCCTCCATTTAAGTTTAGTTGAAAGACCCTGacattttaaattattaattaataaaaattataaagcCCAAAgcatttatctatttatttttaccaaattttaaaatatttgtatgtaagGTGTTATCATTGAAAGCTTAAATGAGCGACAATCTCGTATTCATTTTGTctaaaattacatttaatttaattttctctTTGCACACGATTTTTGTCTAAAGTTACATTTAGTTTAATTTTCTCTTTGGCACCGTGTGCATCTTAGCTAGAGGTTTATGGAAAACTGGAAGTTTGTGGGGATTGGTTGTAGATATCATTGATTGGTTGTGGTGAGATGTGGTGTTTAGTCAGATTCTTTACCCCTTTTGAAATAGATGTGCAACCACCTCTTTTCTGCAAGTGATATCAGATTTGCTAAGTGATATTATTTTGCTAATGTTCGAAAAAATAATCAGATTTGCTAGAGTAAAAAAAAGCACAATCTATAGATTAATTATATGATTTAGAATATTGTAATCTAGTGTGATTTTAAATgtatcccttttttttttaacagcagaaagtaacatattaataataagtgTTAATCGACTAGAAAGATGCTAGTTATCAAGTACAATAGTCTAAAAATACAACTACACATTTTAGACCCATCTCGAAACTTTAAATGTGTCCCTTTAAAACAATACATTATGGAGTATCATTCTTCAAAACATAATCGTTTCATTCATTGCTTTTAATGTTATACGAGTAGCTGCTAACTGATATGGAGAAATGCAACAAGGATGGACATATGGCAATAGTTATCGGAGGTACTACCAAGGAACCTGAGTTGCTGGATCCAAAATTGAGGAATTCTGAACTTTTCTTAAGAGAAGTGCGAGTGGACAAACCAGATAAGGATGCAAGGGAAGgatttattgatttatatttgACAAAATATACGACACaggaaaacaaaaaggaaatATGCACTCTTATCGTTTCAGAAACGGAGGGCTTAGTAAGAAATCATATCAGTAGAGTGTGTAAGCTATCTAAACAAAATGCTTACGAGAAAGGTATGTTTTAGAGCTGGAGATCGaaacattttttcaaaaagGAAATGATACATCTTCCTAAAGATTAgtctaaatttttaaaattttttttttttaagacaatGACATGTGTATTCCTCTAAATCACTTTCCTAATTTTATCTCTTCTTTTTTACACAAGTCTATCATCATTTGACTATTTATATAGGAGGaataatcattttcctttttcaaatGAAGCACACTAATGTAGTCGGTTTCTTTTAATTAGATGGTAAGTACGTTACCACTGCAAATGTGATCGAAGCTCTTAAAACGGTCAAGGCAAGTATAACTACTTCGATGGCACAACAAAAGCAGCTCACCAAAGGTACGTTTGTAAactatacaaattatatatcaaataatgaAGCAGATATTTCTTTTAAATGATGGATAGTGATGTCTGTTTTGTTGATTATAGATGGTGAGTACGGGAACAAGGTAAACATTCTTGAAGCTCCTAACTAGAACAGGCAAGTCAAGTATCACAGCTTCAAAAAGTGAACCAATGGCATCAGAAACGCAGTTGGTCAACAGAGTTCATTAGACAGTGATTTTTCTTCAAACTAGCAACATATTTTTACATTTGTCTACAGTCAATCAACTGGTTTTGTAGTCGGGCTTGAAAGGGATAAGGTCATATAGCCATACACGAATGTTAAGATTATACATCAAACtatgatatttaattttgtaaaataattttCCTATATGAAAGCACATCTTTAGAACTTGACCCTAGTACGACAATCACACTAAAAAGATCTTTCATCAGAAAATACCCAAATCATATGAGTAATTCAAAAAACATGAGTAATAGTGTAATACAGCTGGACTATATTAATACTGATACAAGTAACATTACATTAGTAAATAGTAGTGCCTGTCTGCCTGACCTGCTGTTGAAATTTAGCAACTACTGGTCAATTCACTAAGTCACACTTCTGACagaaaattttgttatatataactaGCTAGGTGGTCTATTGCGCTTCGCTATggattttaacattttaacaaAGAATGAACATGGTGTAAGTCGACTTCGTTTTAGATTCCAAATCATAAGTTTTATTTAGTCAGTGATTAATCTACCCAAATTACCACATTACTGAGTTATAAGTTTTGTTTGATGATAGTTATAAAGTGTAGCCTTGTACTCTATTCACAGTCTTGTAATTACAACACAAGAAGTTAACAATTACAAAAGTAAACTCTATTTCCTCCAGCAGTTGTGTTTTGTTTCAAAATATGTTGGTATTCCGCTATTTATGCCTTCTTATCTCCCATTAACATCAAACAGGAAACATTAATAGATATAAGATATGTTCCAAATAAAGTTTTTAACTAGATTACCTATGAGTTGCTTATGTTTAATTAAGTAAAAAGAATGCATCAAAGCCtaaattagatatttaataCAATCTAAGGAAATTTCTATTCTCTATAAACTATAATTCATGTGAAGTGTTGTACCTTTTAGCTTCTGATGTGAATTGTTTCAAATTTCATGAGTGTTCTTAGGAAGAAGTTCCGTAATTCATGCTGATTGCTTCTGACTTTGATGATAGCTTTTGAGGACTGAAATTAGTTACATAAGAAGCTGTATGCATATAAATGCTAATTAAACAGGAGGTTATTGTTTAACTTAACTCTTCCACGTAGTTGCTTGTGTCTGAAAATGTTGGATTGATCCCAACCGGAGTTGCAAAGTTGTTTCCAGCTGGAACCGTTCTTAAATAGACCAAAGTAGCTTTTAATTTTGCTTTACCTTCTTAGCTTTCTGTGGCATTATCCCATCTTTACTAAGAATTACAAAACGATGTCAAAGGGCTTCCTTTTCcttgtttttttcttcctaTCCTTTCCCCTCAATCTTGCTCTTTTAAACCTCACAAGATCAAAGTACTAACTCTTCTTCAAAATATTGCATATATAGAGATAGTCAAGAAGtagcttttaattaattaaatagacCAAAGTAGCTTTTAATCAGTTTTCATGAATATATATGCACTCGTAATAGTAAAAGATCAGGAAATAAAGTTAGTTATCTCCATCATATAATAAATTATCATATGAGAAATAGGGACAATTACCGAATCAAAAGACATTGAAGATCACATAAACGACTAAACGAGCAACTTTCTTTGTATTTAGACGCATCCAAGGCAAGAACCTAAATCTATATAAATCTTCGACTTTATCATATATCAAGTCAAACGTTAAAACATAATACTCATTATTAagctaaaatatatatatggaattatGAACTCAAAGGGTGTAGTTTCCAAGGAAATCACATTTGTGCACGTTTTACCTAGACACTGTTTTAATCGATATTtgctatatctatattttttttatctctaattTAACTACGTGTACTTTATTAAAAGCATTAACCCATTTTAAGAATTTAACTCCAAGATACCTTCTCTgtttagtttaaatatttatcAACTCCTCTAGTTTACCAAAACTGCTACTTCGTATTGACAATAGGCCTAAAAAAATATCTAGAAAATAaaaggtttatatatatgtacgcCGTCGAAATAAGGAACCATTGGAATAGATTTCATCTTGAGAGAGTTGAATAAGTAGTAAGCACTGTCTGAAAAGTTTTATACGTCTGCCCTTTCTCAATGCATTTTTTTAAACAAGGTAAAGCAAAGAATAATTGTACCGATTTGCTGAAACCGCCACACCAAGTCTTTGTCACAAGTTCTGAGTGGATATGATCTACCATGATATGCTACTTTTGTCTTGCTGCGAGTGATTGCAAAAAAGAAGCTAGCCAATCGTCGTCTATCACCATCGCCGCCGTCATCACCAATCGCCTTTGTTACCACCAAGAGTATGAATTGAACCAATCACCGATGTCACTGCCGCCACCTCCAATCGCCACCGACGTCGGTACATCGCCATGGCTGCACGCCACCATACCCGTCACCGTCACCACTGCCGCAACCAGAACACCGCCGCATCACGCATGTACGCTTCtagtaatttaaaaaatatttgacatGGCCTTGACAGGTGCCACACAGGGGACAAATAATCTGCATGAAAACGTTGAAAGTATATCATTTCTGGTATAGATCGAGGTGGTGTTTttaacaaaaagtcaaaaacggTTTGTCAAATTTCAGAAACGCAAAGAAATCTACTTAACTGAGCAAGAACTTCTAAACATGATACGGAATATAGATTTCTAAATTCTAAATTGgtgataataaaatatatatatataaattcggATCTTAATTCAAGCATCAATTAAACGGAAGCGAAAAGAGAAGGGAGAGTTTGGGTCCTATTgaccaatcagaacgcgacatgtgtctagataaaaaaaaaagcgcgGTGGCAATTtcgtaaataatttaaagttttgtgaagcttggtcaACTTCAACTctcagtgggttgggtcagcctgagttggatcagcttagtttgggttagcttgatcaggttgggtcagcttatgGTCTAGGtgagtttgggtcagcttggggtctggtgaggttaggtcagcttggggttgggtctgggtcagtttgAATCAGCTTTGGGTCAGGtcaggttaggtcagcttgggtcagcttggggggttgggtcagtttggggtctgggtcagggttgagtcagcttgacacacaatctacacaaatgtagattatgggttttgggtcagcttgggttctgggttgggtcagcttgggttctgggttggatcagcttgggtcaggttgggttagcttggagttgggtcagcttgacacaatttacacataatctacacaaatgtagattaatctacacaaatgtagattatgggttttgggtcagcttaggttctaggttgggtcagcttggggttgggttagcttggcacaatttacacataatctacacaaatgtagattatgggttttgggtcagcttgggtcacgttgggtcagcttcgggtctgtgtcaggttgcatcagcttgggttctgggtcaggttgggtcagcttgggtttggtcaggttgggtcagcttggggttgggttagcttgacacaatttacacataatctacaggttttgggtcagcttgggtcacattgggtcagcttcgggtctgtgtcaggttgaatcagcttgggttccgggtcaggttggggttgggttgggtcagcttggggttgggttgggttagcttggggctgaccaaccaagctgacccagaacctgggatgaccaaactgacccaagctgaccacccaagctgacccagaacctaGGCTGATCAAAAGTTTGATtaatttacaaaaatgtcaccgcgcaatttttttttataaacgacgtgtcacactctgattggttaatataacattctctcccttctctccttaacacaccttcttatttgatctctctcatatatatatatatatatatatatatatatatataaatccggATCTTAATTCAAGCATCAATTAAACGGAAGCGAAAAGAAAGACCGGAGCCGAGAAGGGCCCCAAAACAATCAGtgtgtttggtacaatggaatggaaaTGATGGAAAAGGAATTAGAAAGATTTTATATGTTTGGTTGCGATGAAGAATGGGAAAGAGAATTGAGAATCGATTCCATTCTCTATACattgtagagaatggatgagaatgaaataatattttttttttataatgttatatgtattaaatttaatatttatttaaaattttgtatttttcatattttcattctctgtttgtaccaaacgacggaatCCATCCTCTTTTCAAATACTCATTTTCTTTCCGACTATATTCAttatctattacattttc
Coding sequences within:
- the LOC122593742 gene encoding probable inactive ATP-dependent zinc metalloprotease FTSHI 3, chloroplastic, yielding MAAAYYSFASTSSIIIPTRTTTNPLSACSPLVKPNTLSKSPIIKRKGPPSSSLNLLATSCNILRGKGSRAQMGSVQHDYDSVGWFGKYGGNKYVPESLMSALAEIQSASKAIFTTDHECQQNSTTMHLGNIIKETKDYRIVFKGISEAIKQKPEVLKGPLADVLSKRSLTWGSVSTSLLLVYEQTVKSRKERPEEISFDDLVGLKDAKADVKLILETLKGDRQFVEFGEKSPGGVLICGPEGTGKETLANAIAYEANVPFFNVSAEEITRDGATKGIATIISLFLVARIYPRCLIYIKDIDAIDGKQTTSKPGPILLQLLTDMEKCNKDGHMAIVIGGTTKEPELLDPKLRNSELFLREVRVDKPDKDAREGFIDLYLTKYTTQENKKEICTLIVSETEGLVRNHISRVCKLSKQNAYEKDGKYVTTANVIEALKTVKASITTSMAQQKQLTKDGEYGNKVNILEAPN